In one Pseudoalteromonas rubra genomic region, the following are encoded:
- a CDS encoding Mor transcription activator family protein, with translation MAEQFGKGSERGIGMLLAIFEVVTRGVADVVGPEKAGEIGREAVDRVRHTFGGENVYVCKGISLDTILKHNRIWSEFTGDNHVELAKKYGYSVQWVYEIVRTMDKLKKDEVQGDLFDSSKGQGPSDQWGMYE, from the coding sequence ATGGCTGAACAGTTCGGCAAAGGCAGTGAACGCGGTATAGGTATGCTACTGGCTATTTTTGAGGTCGTTACTCGTGGTGTTGCTGATGTTGTTGGTCCGGAGAAGGCTGGAGAGATAGGCCGCGAAGCCGTAGACCGGGTGCGCCACACATTTGGTGGCGAGAACGTTTATGTGTGCAAGGGCATATCTCTGGACACGATTTTAAAGCACAACAGAATCTGGAGCGAATTTACTGGAGACAACCACGTAGAACTGGCAAAGAAATATGGTTATTCGGTCCAGTGGGTATACGAGATTGTACGCACTATGGATAAGCTGAAGAAAGACGAAGTTCAGGGAGACCTGTTCGACAGTAGCAAAGGCCAAGGGCCAAGCGATCAATGGGGGATGTATGAATAA
- a CDS encoding gp16 family protein yields the protein MKLSKSRLIQLIHVGKGKLQWDDGFYREILVYCTGKDSCSKMHVGELNTVLDYMKSKGFKVITKKRAGKGRNSPITRDKDQKTPLDKLRQTWIAMKSRGYLRDGSEQALLNWSISQAKRLNKGVAVERLEWLQPTMLHTLIEQLKGWYQREMSSELKDLVPDLRALPLSDQEQYEAQSTVYGHGSFSKCNVEQLEAALAFIGVMLGRYEEATNG from the coding sequence ATGAAACTGAGTAAATCAAGGCTGATCCAGTTAATCCACGTGGGCAAAGGCAAGCTGCAATGGGATGACGGCTTTTACCGTGAAATCCTGGTGTATTGCACCGGTAAAGACAGCTGCTCAAAAATGCATGTTGGTGAGCTGAACACCGTTCTGGATTACATGAAAAGCAAAGGCTTTAAGGTGATAACTAAAAAGCGTGCCGGTAAGGGGCGCAATTCTCCGATTACCCGCGATAAGGATCAAAAAACGCCACTCGATAAGTTGCGCCAGACCTGGATTGCCATGAAAAGCCGTGGCTATCTGAGAGACGGATCAGAACAGGCACTGTTGAACTGGAGTATATCGCAAGCAAAGCGGTTGAATAAGGGCGTAGCGGTTGAGCGCCTGGAGTGGCTCCAGCCAACCATGCTACACACTCTTATTGAGCAGCTTAAAGGTTGGTATCAACGTGAAATGAGTAGTGAGCTGAAAGACCTGGTGCCAGATCTACGCGCGTTGCCACTGAGCGACCAGGAACAATACGAGGCTCAAAGCACAGTTTATGGTCACGGCAGTTTTAGCAAGTGCAATGTTGAGCAGCTCGAAGCCGCGCTTGCCTTTATTGGCGTGATGCTGGGCCGCTATGAGGAGGCAACCAATGGCTGA
- a CDS encoding DUF3164 family protein → MSEVTPNKEERTFLLNARGFEVPMDKVPEQDVLKNDLVDSFIAEAKALSELHGEFKSRVFKDVNTFIAELAANYNTELGGVKGNVTLTSYDTRRKVEVGVADQITFGPEINVAKELIDRVINEKLATLGDDTLLQQVTQDAFSTNSEGNYNKARIMALRKYRMASDSDDWSAAMRALDDAIILSSTKTYVRFYERNAQGGWIQIPLVSKSL, encoded by the coding sequence ATGAGTGAAGTAACCCCTAATAAAGAAGAACGAACATTTTTGCTTAATGCCAGAGGGTTTGAAGTGCCGATGGATAAGGTCCCTGAACAGGATGTGCTGAAAAACGATCTGGTGGATAGTTTTATTGCTGAAGCGAAAGCGTTGTCTGAGTTACATGGTGAATTCAAAAGTCGTGTGTTCAAAGACGTAAACACTTTTATTGCTGAGCTGGCTGCAAACTACAACACAGAGCTGGGTGGTGTGAAAGGTAATGTAACACTTACTAGCTATGACACCCGCCGAAAAGTTGAAGTAGGTGTGGCTGACCAGATCACTTTTGGGCCTGAAATTAATGTAGCAAAGGAGCTGATTGATCGTGTGATAAACGAAAAGCTAGCTACATTGGGCGACGATACTTTATTGCAGCAAGTAACACAGGATGCGTTTTCAACGAACAGCGAGGGCAACTATAACAAAGCCCGAATAATGGCACTACGCAAGTACCGTATGGCCAGTGACAGTGACGACTGGAGCGCCGCAATGCGAGCTCTTGACGATGCAATCATTTTATCGAGCACTAAGACTTATGTTCGCTTTTACGAGCGAAATGCCCAGGGCGGGTGGATACAGATCCCGCTGGTAAGTAAGTCGTTATAG